One Glycine max cultivar Williams 82 chromosome 3, Glycine_max_v4.0, whole genome shotgun sequence DNA window includes the following coding sequences:
- the LOC102659570 gene encoding S-protein homolog 24, translated as MLKALAIVIVFLMMIMRVPAMQINEQENGGRKNIVVGAEDDNDGILGDKKTVRVLNGMNDGILVYLHCKSKDDDFHQHVLAVGEYQEWSFRDNIAGTTLYWCTMDANTLHASFEIYNAKRDDSKCDSQCNRTMKNDGGYFYNQFQGRWEKMLFWNIPKLTPV; from the coding sequence ATGCTGAAGGCCTTGGCCATAGTTATTGTGTTCTTGATGATGATTATGAGAGTCCCTGCAATGCAGATCAATGAACAAGAAAATGGTGGGAGGAAAAATATTGTTGTTGGTGCTGAAGATGATAATGATGGAATTCTTGGAGATAAGAAAACTGTTCGCGTTTTAAATGGGATGAATGATGGGATTCTTGTGTATCTCCATTGTAAATCGAAGGATGATGATTTTCACCAACATGTTCTTGCCGTTGGAGAGTACCAAGAATGGTCCTTCAGAGATAACATTGCTGGCACGACTCTTTATTGGTGCACCATGGATGCAAACACTTTGCATGCaagttttgaaatttataatgCCAAAAGGGATGATTCAAAGTGTGATAGCCAATGTAATCGAACCATGAAAAACGATGGAGGCTATTTTTATAATCAGTTCCAAGGTCGCTGGGAGAAGATGTTGTTTTGGAATATTCCAAAACTAACACCTGTCTAA
- the LOC102669606 gene encoding self-incompatibility protein S1 — translation MLKALVITIIVLFLMIIRVPAVQISQQENGGRKILANHQDDLGLHDGLLDGKKTVRVLNGMNNGIVVYLHCQSKDDDFHQHVLAVGKYQQWSFRDNIGGTTLYWCTMDANNVHESFEVYSVEVEEMICDTQCYRILKNDGAYFFNQFQSKWEKRFSWYIPN, via the coding sequence ATGTTGAAGGCCTTGGTCATCACAATTATTGTATTATTCTTGATGATTATCAGAGTCCCTGCAGTGCAGATCAGTCAACAAGAAAATGGTGGGAGGAAAATTCTTGCTAATCATCAAGATGATCTAGGTCTGCATGATGGCCTTCTTGATGGGAAGAAAACTGTTCGCGTTTTAAATGGGATGAATAATGGAATTGTTGTGTATCTCCATTGTCAATCGAAGGACGATGATTTTCACCAACATGTTCTTGCTGTTGGAAAGTACCAACAATGGTCCTTCAGAGACAACATTGGAGGCACGACTCTTTATTGGTGCACCATGGATGCAAACAATGTGCATGAGAGTTTTGAAGTTTATAGTGTCGAAGTTGAGGAGATGATTTGTGATACCCAATGCTATCGAATTCTAAAAAACGATGGagcctatttttttaatcagttcCAATCTAAGTGGGAGAAGAGATTTTCATGGTATATTCCCAATTAA
- the LOC100783654 gene encoding uncharacterized protein, which produces MANWSAENAKKAYLQALKMAKRGKEPDVAEFISAIAAGNNAQLMMVSSAGVAGSATLALAAAAHQTNGRVVCICCDQIESDASRKALGVHGDRVEFVVGDVKTLLLGEYKGADFVLVDCDITNAKEVFLAAFKGANKNGAIVVGYNVKHRVSRWRQLKASFLPIGEGLLVAKIDPNIVKVNDDKVVQRKSRWIVQVDKCTGEEHIFRVTSPDRKMQIEV; this is translated from the exons ATGGCTAATTGGTCTGCCGAAAATGCCAAGAAAGCTTATCTCCAAGCACTGAAAATG GCCAAAAGAGGTAAAGAACCTGATGTAGCTGAGTTCATATCTGCTATAGCAGCAGGCAACAATGCACAACTCATGATGGTGTCCAGTGCCGGCGTGGCCGGTTCGGCCACGCTTGCTCTGGCTGCAGCTGCTCACCAAACTAATGGCCGTGTGGTGTGCATTTGTTGTGATCAAATCGAGTCAGATGCATCAAGAAAAGCTCTAGGAGTTCATGGAGATCGTGTTGAGTTCGTTGTAGGTGATGTGAAAACCCTTCTGCTAGGGGAATACAAAGGAGCTGATTTTGTGCTTGTAGATTGTGACATCACCAACGCAAAGGAAGTTTTTCTAGCAGCATTTAAAGGTGCCAACAAAAATGGGGCAATTGTGGTTGGATATAATGTTAAGCATAGGGTCTCAAGGTGGAGACAACTTAAAGCATCATTTTTACCCATTGGAGAAGGGTTGTTGGTGGCCAAAATAGATCCCAATATTGTGAAGGTTAATGATGACAAGGTTGTACAAAGGAAGAGTCGTTGGATTGTTCAGGTGGACAAATGCACAGGAGAAGAACATATTTTTAGGGTCACCTCTCCTGATAGGAAAATGCAGATTGAAGTTTAA